Genomic DNA from Candidatus Zixiibacteriota bacterium:
TGAATGTCGTGACGGAACAACCGGGCTTCCCGGCGGCGGTGCTTCTGCGCGGCGCCGAACCGGATGAAGGTATTGAATATATGAAAAAGAATTTCCCCCAGGGGTATCGGCAGAAACTGGCAAATGGTCCCGGAAAATTGTGCCGTGCTTTCGGTTTGACCCGCCGTCAGAATGGCATCGACCTGACCGGCCAGACTCTTTATCTTGAGGACCGCGGATACCGCCCCGGAAAAATCGTAACTACCCCCCGAATCGGCATTACCCGTGGCGTCGACCGTCTCTGGCGCTTTCTGGATGCCTCATCGATGCCCATCGTTACCGCAAACAGCAGAAAATTTTCAGGAGATAAAAACA
This window encodes:
- a CDS encoding DNA-3-methyladenine glycosylase → MTPARKLNREFYLRPTLEVARDLIGKYLLYDNGAKLFSARLVEVEAYIGEDDPACHAAVGKTERNRIMFGIGGHAYIYFIYGMYYCLNVVTEQPGFPAAVLLRGAEPDEGIEYMKKNFPQGYRQKLANGPGKLCRAFGLTRRQNGIDLTGQTLYLEDRGYRPGKIVTTPRIGITRGVDRLWRFLDASSMPIVTANSRKFSGDKNR